A single window of Sander lucioperca isolate FBNREF2018 chromosome 22, SLUC_FBN_1.2, whole genome shotgun sequence DNA harbors:
- the LOC116044307 gene encoding protein kinase C and casein kinase substrate in neurons protein 3-like: MASHPKEPAQDAKKQSFWMPGNYVRTVHRTEQSFQACNDIVACFMERAKVEKQYAQQLSQWSSKWKTIVDSRPLYGSLMRAWQCFFTSTERLSALHSSISQSLMAEEGTRVKTWQKEIFPKKLFCGFRESHDNNTSFSRAQKPWSKKTMKLENARVAYHKSCQREQTALDKEKQANGNTEMSPEKKQKITEAREKITEEKEKSRDRYEKMLEDVTSYTPRYMEEMEAIFELSQEEERKRISFLKQTFLSIHRHLDITNNESVKVVYSELHNTLMSINEQDDLKWWKNNHGPGMPTDWPKIEEWVPPVKKLNRKKRDQKRKEGQPVMIGGVKVRALYDYVGEEGDELSFKAGEVFLKVEEEDDQGWCRGVLDGGKEGFYPANYVEVTE; encoded by the exons ATGGCGAGCCATCCCAAAGAGCCAGCTCAGGATGCCAAGAAACAGAGCTTCTGGATG CCGGGGAATTATGTGCGTACAGTGCACCGAACTGAACAGTCCTTCCAGGCCTGCAATGACATTGTGGCCTGCTTCATGGAGAGAGCAAAAGTAGAAAAACAGTACGCCCAGCAGCTCAGCCAGTGGAGCAGCAAGTGGAAGACTATAGTGGATTCTC GGCCACTTTATGGCTCCCTCATGAGAGCGTGGCAATGTTTCTTCACCTCCACCGAGCGTTTGTCCGCCCTCCACTCTTCTATCTCCCAGTCGCTCATGGCGGAGGAAGGGACTCGGGTGAAGACCTGGCAGAAGGAGATATTTCCAAAGAAACTCTTCTGTGGGTTTAGGGAGAGTCACGACAACAACACAAGTTTTTCTCGTGCGCAGAAACCCTGGTCTAAAAAGACGATGAAG CTGGAGAATGCCCGAGTTGCATATCACAAGTCCTGTCAGAGGGAGCAAACAGCCCTCGACAAAGAGAAACAAGCAAATGGAAACACTGAGATGAGTCCagagaaaaagcagaaaatcacGGAGGCCAGAGAGAAGAtcacagaggagaaagaaaag AGTAGAGACCGCTATGAGAAAATGCTGGAGGACGTGACGTCCTACACACCTCGCTACATGGAGGAGATGGAAGCCATTTTTGAACTGtcacaggaggaggagaggaagaggatcaGCTTCCTGAAGCAGACTTTCCTCTCCATCCACAGACATCTTGACATCACCAACAATGAGAG TGTGAAGGTGGTCTACAGTGAGCTCCACAACACTCTGATGTCCATCAATGAGCAAGATGATCTTAAATGGTGGAAGAACAACCATGGTCCTGGCATGCCCACTGACTGGCCAAAGATTGAA GAATGGGTCCCACcagtaaaaaaactaaatagaaagaagagagaccagaaaagaaaagagggccAACC TGTGATGATTGGGGGTGTGAAGGTGCGAGCTTTGTATGACTACGTGGGAGAGGAGGGCGATGAGCTGTCCTTTAAAGCAG